Proteins encoded in a region of the Caballeronia sp. M1242 genome:
- the tssA gene encoding type VI secretion system protein TssA produces MIDIEPLLAPAATMPPAGVDLEYDPAFLALEALARGNPERQFEALAEPTAWPEVLEESQALLARSKDLRIAVVYTRAAARVHGLVGFHAGLRLLTGLFQRYWDSLYPPLDAEDNDDPVLRINALAPLADAYTPFAEAETLLHDLRETEVCRARGERLTVRDMLLAQGRLAAGAGASAATPARVEGMLADAFAQNREVFDAGIDLPRAVQALGAVMTERLGAERAPLLDKMMDTARFVATQFRAVAQKETQMPDDTTQASPTIVATMRTRPGEIATREDAIALLDAVCAFLERTEPAHPAPLLIRRARGWLGKDFLSVMQDLAPDSLSHIRLIAGTKPQ; encoded by the coding sequence ATGATCGACATAGAACCGCTGCTCGCGCCCGCCGCGACGATGCCGCCGGCCGGCGTCGATCTCGAATACGATCCGGCGTTCCTCGCTCTCGAAGCGCTCGCGCGCGGCAATCCCGAGCGCCAGTTCGAAGCGCTCGCCGAGCCGACCGCGTGGCCCGAGGTGCTCGAAGAGTCGCAGGCACTGTTGGCGAGGTCGAAGGATCTACGCATCGCCGTGGTCTACACGCGGGCAGCGGCGCGCGTGCATGGCCTCGTGGGTTTTCATGCGGGCCTGCGACTCTTGACCGGCCTGTTCCAGCGCTACTGGGACAGCCTCTATCCGCCGCTCGACGCTGAAGACAACGACGATCCCGTGCTGCGGATCAACGCCCTCGCGCCGCTTGCCGACGCCTATACGCCCTTCGCGGAAGCCGAAACGCTGCTGCACGACCTGCGCGAAACGGAAGTATGTCGCGCGCGCGGCGAGCGGTTGACGGTGCGCGACATGCTGCTCGCACAGGGCAGGCTCGCGGCAGGCGCAGGCGCGAGCGCGGCGACGCCCGCGCGGGTCGAAGGCATGCTCGCCGATGCGTTCGCGCAAAATCGCGAGGTGTTCGACGCGGGCATCGACCTGCCGCGCGCGGTTCAGGCGCTCGGCGCCGTCATGACGGAGCGGCTCGGCGCGGAACGCGCGCCGCTGCTCGACAAGATGATGGACACGGCGCGCTTCGTGGCCACGCAGTTTCGCGCGGTCGCGCAAAAGGAAACGCAGATGCCCGACGACACGACACAAGCCAGCCCGACGATCGTCGCGACGATGAGAACACGTCCCGGCGAAATCGCGACGCGAGAAGACGCCATCGCGCTGCTCGACGCGGTCTGCGCGTTTCTCGAACGCACCGAGCCGGCGCATCCCGCGCCGCTATTGATTCGCCGCGCGCGCGGCTGGCTCGGCAAAGACTTTCTCTCCGTGATGCAGGATCTCGCGCCCGACAGCCTCTCGCACATTCGCCTGATCGCGGGCACCAAGCCGCAGTGA
- the tssB gene encoding type VI secretion system contractile sheath small subunit, with translation MATSSQKFIARNRAPRVQIEYDVETYGSEKKVQLPFVMGVMADLSGKPAQPLPPVDQRKFQEIDIDNFDSRMKAMHPRVAFQVPNKLTGEGNLSVDITFDTLDDFSPAAVARKVDSLAKLLEARTQLANLVIFMDGKNGAEELIARVLDDPALLKTLATVTPDAAAAAAESSTPAAE, from the coding sequence ATGGCTACCAGCAGTCAGAAATTCATCGCCCGCAATCGCGCGCCGCGCGTGCAGATCGAGTACGACGTCGAGACCTACGGAAGCGAGAAGAAAGTCCAGCTTCCGTTCGTGATGGGCGTCATGGCCGACCTCTCCGGCAAGCCCGCCCAACCGCTTCCGCCCGTCGATCAGCGCAAGTTCCAGGAGATCGACATCGACAATTTCGACAGCCGCATGAAGGCGATGCATCCGCGCGTCGCGTTTCAGGTGCCCAACAAGCTGACGGGCGAAGGCAATCTGAGCGTCGACATCACCTTCGATACGCTCGACGATTTTTCTCCCGCCGCCGTCGCGCGCAAGGTCGACTCGCTCGCGAAGCTGCTGGAGGCGCGCACGCAACTTGCCAATCTCGTCATCTTCATGGACGGCAAGAACGGCGCCGAGGAACTGATCGCGCGCGTGCTCGACGACCCCGCGCTGCTCAAGACGCTCGCCACGGTCACGCCGGACGCCGCCGCTGCCGCCGCCGAATCTTCGACCCCCGCCGCCGAGTGA